CGACAGTTCCGGCAAAAATTCCTGCACGTTCCCGCATTCCTACAATGCCACGGCCCGTACCAATCGAGGTATCTACAGTGCCGCGTCCGTCATCGTAGACCTGAACCAACAATTGCCCATGAATTAGCTTATTTTCAATGCAGACCCGCACCCGTGAGACAGCCGTCCCGTAACGCAGCACGTTCGTTAGTGATTCCTGGACGATTCGGTAGACGGTCAATGCAAGCGCGGGGTCTTCTGGGACGGGTGGGCCTGTTTGGATGACGGTGATGGGCAGACCGGCCTGCCGGAATCCCTCAATCAGGGCACCCATGTCAGTGTGGAGCGGCTGTGGCGAGCGGCTTTCACCAGCATCTTCACGTAAGACTCCCAACACGCGGCGCATATCAGCCAGTGCCGTGCGGCCGGTCTGTGACAACTGCCCCAGCACTTCGCCCGCCTTTGTTGGATCGCGCTTGACCACCACGGCGGCCCCATCGGACAGGGCCACCATGACGGTGAGCGAATGAGCCACAACGTCGTGCATTTCCCGTGCGATTCGGTTGCGTTCAGCCACTGAAGCAAGCTGGGCGTTGCGGATGGCCCATTGGCGCAGTTCAGCGTCATGTTGGCGCCCGCTACGTACCGTGGAGCCAATCCCGGTGGCGATGATGTTGGCCAGCAACATCATAATGGTTGAGATAATGGTGGTCTGACTTGCGGTGGGGCCATCAACAACAAGATATTCGCTGGGAAATTGATAGATGAAAAGTGTGTACAAACTCAGCGGAATAGCCACACCCACTGCCGCAGAGAAACTCAACAATGGCCGGTACTTCACGGCAAGAGCATAAAGGGCGAACCAGAGGCTCACACCAATATTGCTGGCATTTGGTATCACCGCGATATTGATAATCTCAAAAACTAGCAGGATCGCCAACACTGTTAGGGGCTTGTCCCGCCGGAACATCAACACGGCGGTACAGGCCAGCACGATGCTAAAGTGCGCGACTAAATTTGTTTCGTAATCACCACTCCGGACCACCCCGGAACCAGCGGCCAAATAACACAAAACCACCACCACATCCATGATGCGAGGGTGGGCGTGAAAGTAACTTCTAATGACGCCACGGCGGCGGTCCGTAAATTCTGCGGCCCGCCGCTCAGCGGAAGGTGAATCGGCGGGGGTCACGGCCGTTCGTTCCGCGTCCCCCGCCTGGTCATATGTGCGCATAAGTGTGAGCTTAGGTCCCCAACCGTAGTCAGTGGAAACCTTCAGCAGATCTTAGACGTCACGAGTCTTGAAGGAAATGATGGCCGGCACCATCAGCAAGGCAATCCAGGCTAGGAAAATCAGGCCACCAGATAGTGGCGTGATGAAAGCTTCCTTGTCAGTGATCTCCAACATCCGTCCGCCAGCAACGCTGGGCACGTACTGGTTGACGTATTTGAAGAACTCACCAGGTACCAGGCCCAGCAAGCTTGTCCCAATCTCCAAAAGGAAGATCAGGACAACCAAAACAATGATGCCTCCTGCCGAGCTCCGAAGCAGGGTGCCCAAAGACAGACCCATCAGTGCTACGCCGGCTACGTAGAGCCCACCCATGAGAATTGCATAGATGACGCCTTCTGTACCAAAGGACAGTTCAACGCCGTAGGCACCAAAGATGGGCATGGCCACCAATGTAGTTACAAGCGCAGCCAACAGAGTCAAGACGTAGGAGATCACAATCAAGACCATGGCCTTGGCAAAGAACGCCGGCAGCCGTTTCGGCACTGCCGTGACGGTGGAGCGGATCATACCTGTGCCAAACTCCGAGGACATCAACAGCACGGAGAGGGAACCAAGAATCAGGACACCAATTTGCAACCCTCCATTTGGTATCGCGGCGCCGGTAAAGCCAATCGCCTGCTGTGCCTGTTCCAAGGTCATGGGTTCCGTGGGAGCGCCCGGTATGCCCATGCCCATCCCGCTCTTCATGACCCCTTCCAAGGTCCATGCCTGGAGCCAAGCTACCAATGTACCTACTCCAACCACTGCAACAAAGGTGAAGAGAAGCAGCAGTCGGGTCGACAATAGCGAACGGAACTTTATCCATTCGCTGCGCAGCACACCGGCAAAGGTCAATGAGCCGCCCACTGAGCGGTGGGGTGCGGTAATTGTTGTTGTGCTCATTTTTAGAGTCCCTTCACAGCGGCCGGAACCGGCTCAGTGGCAGAGCCGGAGCCGTTGCCAAGCGAATTATCAGTAAGTTCTTGTGAGTGGTACTCCACCGAGTCCTTGGTGAGGTCAAAGTATGCTTCCTCCAGGGAGGAAGTCATGGTGGTTAGTTCATACACCAGCACGCGGTTATCCATGGCAATGGTTGCAATCTGGCGGGAGTCCAGCCCCGAAATTTCCAGGGTCTCATTCTCATTGCACTCGACTTGTACACCGTTGCTTGTCAACAGTTGGCTCAGTCGGGTGACCTCCGAGGTGCGGACCAGCACTTTAGCCTGCTGAGTACCGGACAAAATATCGGCAATGGGTGCATCAGCAATGATCCGTCCCCGGCCAATCACGATGAGGTGATCAGCTGTTTGCGCCATTTCGCTCATCAAATGTGAGGACAGGAATACTGTTTTGCCTTGTCCAGCCAGGTGTTTGGCCAAATTGCGCACCCACAGCACGCCTTCGGGGTCCAGACCATTGACCGGTTCGTCAAGGATCAGCGTCTGCGGATCGCCCAGCAATGCGGAGGCTATACCAAGCCGCTGTCCCATACCTAGGGAGAATCCGCCTGCTTTCTTTTTGGCGACCGAGGTCAGGCCGGTCATGTCAATAACCTCATTGACACGCTTGGTGGGAATGTTGTGTGTTGCCGCCATGGCCAGCAGGTGGTTATAGGCGCTGCGGGAGGTGTGCACCGCCTTAGCATCCAGCAGGGCACCCACTTGGTGCATCGGATCGCGGTGCGCAACGTATGGCTTGCCGTTGACAGTCACGGTTCCGGCACTGGGCTTATCCAGCCCAACAACCATACGCATAGTGGTTGATTTACCAGCACCGTTGGGGCCCAGGAAGCCCGTGACCATTCCCGGTTTCACGGTGAACGTGACACCGCCAACGGCGGTCTTGGCTCCGTACTGCTTAGCCAGGTTGACTGCCTCAATCATGTGGACACCCCTTCGGATGGTTTTACTGGGGGCGTTGTGGCCCGGTTTACGAATCTATAACCACCGTACGCATTCAATCAGTCAATTTCTTCTACCTCAGGGATGATTCAGGGTGCGTTCAAGGTAGTCACAATGGATGATGGCGGTGGTTGCGTTAGGGGCACACGCCAATGTTTGACGCCCCGCCTCCCCGACGCTCGCTCACTTAACGTTGGGTTTAATCCAACGCTCCTTCAGTAAACGTCGATTATAGGCAAACGTTCGCTCACCGCAACTGAGCGAGCATTCCCCAGGCGAGCTACCGGCGTCGCGCATCCGACGAAGAACTTCACGCTGGGAACTTCACGCTGGGAACTTCCGGCTAGGAAGGCAACGCACCCTGATGCTCGCTAGCGGGCAGCGGCTTGGCGGCCGGGGCGGTCAGGATAGAGGCCACAATGGCAACGGCAATCGCCAGCAGTGCCCAGCGGATGGTGACGCGGTCGCCCAGGAAGCCAAGCAAGGGCGGCCCGGCAAGGAATGCCACATATCCGATGGTTGACACAACGGAGACGCGAGCGGCCGCGCGGGCCGGATCATCAGCAGCCGCTGACATGCCCATGGGGAAGCCCATGGCAGCTCCGGCACCCCAGAGGACAGCGCCGGCGCCGGCCAGCAGCATATTCGGAGCAACAACGAACAAAACGAGTCCGGCCAGTGCCGAGCCCAGACTGCCGTACAAAACACTCACCCGGCCAAACTTGTCAACAAACTTTCCGCCAAAGAACCTGAACAAGGTCATGGAAGCCACGAATACGGCAAGCATGATGGCTCCACCGGCTTCAGTGGTGCCGAGGCCATCCACGCTTGCCTTCGCTATCCAGTCATTGGCAGCCCCTTCTGTCAGCGCTGCACCGAGCACTACAAGACCTACCAGCAGCGTACGTTTTTCGCGCCAAGCACTGCGGCCCTTCAGAGCCGTGGTGGCTTGCGTACGTTTACTACCGCTGGCATGCGTCTCCGGAAGGAAGGATTTCGGCACAAAAACCATGGCAACACAGACACCCACAACAATGACCAGCAGGTGCAAGGACATGCTGACGTTCAGCGCTGACAAGCCCGCACCAACAAGAGCGCCCACAAGCGCACCGCCGCTAAATCCTGCATGAAACTGAGGCATGACTGTGCGACGCAACAGCCGTTCAACATCCGCACCTTCAATGTTCTGGGCTACATCCCACAAGCCAATACCTATACCAAAAAAGAACAGTCCGGCAGCCGTGAATCCAACGGAGTGCTGAGCTAGCGCAACAGCAACGATCAGACCACCAAAAGCAGCTGTGAACCCACCAACACGGATGGTATTTGCCGTACCTAACCGGCCTACGACTGTTCCTGCCAACGGCAGTGCAATGACAGATCCGGCAGCAATTGTTAGCAGCAGCAGGCCCATGTCTCCTGCGGATAATTCCAAAACCCTTGTCACGGCAGGGATTCTTGCGGCCCAGCTGGCAAACACAAAACCGTTAATGGCAAAGATTGAGAAGGTGGCAATGGCCGCGGCACGGACCGCACGCTGATTCATGATGGATTTACTCTTTACACAAGTGTTTTATAAGGCGTTTTGAACCAACTCTAACGCCATGGATTTTTCCCCGGTCGCAGTGATCGGGGGTGGGTCAGGGTCTAGCGGGCTCGATCGACGCGCTTCTCATC
This genomic window from Arthrobacter sp. TMP15 contains:
- a CDS encoding histidine kinase, which encodes MRTYDQAGDAERTAVTPADSPSAERRAAEFTDRRRGVIRSYFHAHPRIMDVVVVLCYLAAGSGVVRSGDYETNLVAHFSIVLACTAVLMFRRDKPLTVLAILLVFEIINIAVIPNASNIGVSLWFALYALAVKYRPLLSFSAAVGVAIPLSLYTLFIYQFPSEYLVVDGPTASQTTIISTIMMLLANIIATGIGSTVRSGRQHDAELRQWAIRNAQLASVAERNRIAREMHDVVAHSLTVMVALSDGAAVVVKRDPTKAGEVLGQLSQTGRTALADMRRVLGVLREDAGESRSPQPLHTDMGALIEGFRQAGLPITVIQTGPPVPEDPALALTVYRIVQESLTNVLRYGTAVSRVRVCIENKLIHGQLLVQVYDDGRGTVDTSIGTGRGIVGMRERAGIFAGTVDAGPAPHGGWSVNAVLHPAEGSE
- a CDS encoding ABC transporter permease, with translation MSTTTITAPHRSVGGSLTFAGVLRSEWIKFRSLLSTRLLLLFTFVAVVGVGTLVAWLQAWTLEGVMKSGMGMGIPGAPTEPMTLEQAQQAIGFTGAAIPNGGLQIGVLILGSLSVLLMSSEFGTGMIRSTVTAVPKRLPAFFAKAMVLIVISYVLTLLAALVTTLVAMPIFGAYGVELSFGTEGVIYAILMGGLYVAGVALMGLSLGTLLRSSAGGIIVLVVLIFLLEIGTSLLGLVPGEFFKYVNQYVPSVAGGRMLEITDKEAFITPLSGGLIFLAWIALLMVPAIISFKTRDV
- a CDS encoding ATP-binding cassette domain-containing protein; this encodes MIEAVNLAKQYGAKTAVGGVTFTVKPGMVTGFLGPNGAGKSTTMRMVVGLDKPSAGTVTVNGKPYVAHRDPMHQVGALLDAKAVHTSRSAYNHLLAMAATHNIPTKRVNEVIDMTGLTSVAKKKAGGFSLGMGQRLGIASALLGDPQTLILDEPVNGLDPEGVLWVRNLAKHLAGQGKTVFLSSHLMSEMAQTADHLIVIGRGRIIADAPIADILSGTQQAKVLVRTSEVTRLSQLLTSNGVQVECNENETLEISGLDSRQIATIAMDNRVLVYELTTMTSSLEEAYFDLTKDSVEYHSQELTDNSLGNGSGSATEPVPAAVKGL
- a CDS encoding MFS transporter, encoding MNQRAVRAAAIATFSIFAINGFVFASWAARIPAVTRVLELSAGDMGLLLLTIAAGSVIALPLAGTVVGRLGTANTIRVGGFTAAFGGLIVAVALAQHSVGFTAAGLFFFGIGIGLWDVAQNIEGADVERLLRRTVMPQFHAGFSGGALVGALVGAGLSALNVSMSLHLLVIVVGVCVAMVFVPKSFLPETHASGSKRTQATTALKGRSAWREKRTLLVGLVVLGAALTEGAANDWIAKASVDGLGTTEAGGAIMLAVFVASMTLFRFFGGKFVDKFGRVSVLYGSLGSALAGLVLFVVAPNMLLAGAGAVLWGAGAAMGFPMGMSAAADDPARAAARVSVVSTIGYVAFLAGPPLLGFLGDRVTIRWALLAIAVAIVASILTAPAAKPLPASEHQGALPS